The Deltaproteobacteria bacterium sequence GGCTTACATCTATCAGATCAAAGGCAAGGTGATCAATGGCTGATCAAGCGGGCAGCGCCGCGGTCAGGTCCTGGGGGATCGCCGATACCCGGGATATCGCTGTCGGCGTCGGCGTCGTCGCTATCCTGGGCGTCATGATCCTGCCCGTGCCCACACCGGTCCTGGACTTTTTTCTCACCTTCAATATTACCCTGGGGATCATCATCCTTCTCACCTCGACGTACACCCTCAAGCCCCTGGATTTTTCGATCTTCCCTTCCCTGCTCCTCATAGTTACCCTTTTCAGGCTCTCGCTCAATGTGGCCTCGACCAGGCTGATCCTGCTGCGGGGTGAGATAGGTTTATCTGCCGCCGGACAGGTGATCAAGGCCTTTGGCAGCTTCGTTGTCGGCGGGAATTACGTCGTGGGCATAATCATCTTCGCCATCCTGGTGATCATCAATTTCGTAGTTATCACCCGAGGCGCAGCGCGCATTGCCGAGGTTGCGGCCAGATTCACCCTCGATGCCATGCCAGGCAAGCAGATGGCCATTGACGCCGACCTGAACGCCGGGCTGATTGACGAGGATGAGGCTCGCGGCCGCCGGGCGGAAATCGCCCGTGAAGCCGACTTTTACGGCGCCATGGACGGCGCTTCCAAGTTCGTGCGCGGAGACGCCATTGCAGGCCTCATCATCACTATCATCAACATCCTCGGCGGCCTGATCATCGGAGTCCTGCAAAAGGGTATGGATTTAACCACCGCGGCTCAAACATATACCGTGCTAACCGTGGGCGACGGCCTGGTGGCGCAGATCCCGGCCCTCATTATTTCAACATCAGCCGGCATCATCGTCAGCCGGGCAGGCACTGAAAAGACCATGAGCCGGGAGCTGACCAGTGAGTTCTTGAAGCACCCCCAGGCCATGCTCATCGCGGGCGGGATTATCTTCCTCTTTGGACTTATGCCTGGCCTGCCCAAATTTCCCTTCATGATCTTAGGCGGCGTCTTTGCCTTCATCGGCTTCACCGCGACGCAGCAAAAGAAAATGATCGAGACCGAAAAGATCAAAATCGCTGAAAGAGAGGCCGTGGCCCGGCCCCCAGGCCCGGAGCGTGTGGAGTCGCTTCTGCCTCTGGACGTGCTGGAACTGGAAGTCGGCTACGGCCTCATCCCTCTGGTTGACGAAGAACAGAACGGCGAGCTCCTGGAGCGCATTCGCTCCATTCGCCGCCAGTTCGCCCTGGAAATGGGCTTCGTCGTCCCGCCCATGCACGTTCGTGATAACCTGCAGCTCAAACCCGGGGAATACTCCGTCCTGATCAAAGGCATTGAGGTCGCCCGGGTCGAGCTGATGCTGAATCATTACCTGGCCATGGACCCTGGAGATGCAAAAAAGAAGATCGAGGGCATCGAGACCACGGAACCGGCTTTTAACCTGCCTGCCATCTGGATTCCGGAAAACAAAAAGGAAGAGACTCAGTATGCGGGCTACACTGTTGTTGATCTGGCCACGGTCATCGCCACTCACCTCACCGAGTTGATCCGGACCCACGCCGATGAATTGCTC is a genomic window containing:
- the flhA gene encoding flagellar biosynthesis protein FlhA, whose translation is MADQAGSAAVRSWGIADTRDIAVGVGVVAILGVMILPVPTPVLDFFLTFNITLGIIILLTSTYTLKPLDFSIFPSLLLIVTLFRLSLNVASTRLILLRGEIGLSAAGQVIKAFGSFVVGGNYVVGIIIFAILVIINFVVITRGAARIAEVAARFTLDAMPGKQMAIDADLNAGLIDEDEARGRRAEIAREADFYGAMDGASKFVRGDAIAGLIITIINILGGLIIGVLQKGMDLTTAAQTYTVLTVGDGLVAQIPALIISTSAGIIVSRAGTEKTMSRELTSEFLKHPQAMLIAGGIIFLFGLMPGLPKFPFMILGGVFAFIGFTATQQKKMIETEKIKIAEREAVARPPGPERVESLLPLDVLELEVGYGLIPLVDEEQNGELLERIRSIRRQFALEMGFVVPPMHVRDNLQLKPGEYSVLIKGIEVARVELMLNHYLAMDPGDAKKKIEGIETTEPAFNLPAIWIPENKKEETQYAGYTVVDLATVIATHLTELIRTHADELLNRQDVQSLIDNVAQTNSKVVEELIPGLLNVGQVQKVLQNLLRERVSIRDLQTILETLADYAALIKDTDLLTEYVRQRLARSIVRQYEAPEGELPLLTLGQDIEDQLANSITETEQGAFLSLEPEAGQKILSALNKSLQNMVEMNYQPLVLCSPVVRRHLRKLTEQFLPNLVILSHNEITPTTRIKVLGEAGLKDAD